Part of the Helicobacter sp. 12S02232-10 genome, CAAAAATCCCGTGACAGCCAAATGAGGCGAAGAAAGATTATTTTTCCCTTGATTTAAAAGTTCGCCCAAAGAAGCACTACCCACAGGCATTCCAAAACCCAGAAAATCCAAACTCACAAGGGTGGCAATACTTCCTGCCATAATAAAAGGAATATAAGTGATGGTAGCCACAAGAGCATTGGGCAAAATATGATAAAAAATAATCCGCAAATCCGATGCACCCAACGCACGTGAAGCTTTTACATAATCCATATTCCTTCCTCTTAAAAACTCAGCTCGCACCACAGATGAAAGCCCCATCCAACTAAAAATCAGCACCAAAGTAAGAATCCACCAAAAACTTGGTGCCAAAAAACTTGAAATCACAATCAATAAAAAAAGTATGGGTACCCCACTCCAAATCTCTATAAATCTTTGTCCAAACAGATCAATACTCCCCCCGCAATACCCTTGCAGTGCTCCTGCACTCACCCCGATAAACACACTAAAAATACTTAAAATAAATCCAAAAAGAATAGAAATCCGGTAGCCATAAATCAATCTTGC contains:
- a CDS encoding ABC transporter permease, which encodes MGFQSSKSSLSAIRWKIFRSNKRAFYSLWIFIILFVVSMGAEFIANDKPLFIYKDSKFYFPIFVNYPEKVFGGDFDTEPNYNDPYVKELLKNAFVLHAPIPYSYDTIVMDLNSPAPTSPDKKHWLGTDDQARDVGARLIYGYRISILFGFILSIFSVFIGVSAGALQGYCGGSIDLFGQRFIEIWSGVPILFLLIVISSFLAPSFWWILTLVLIFSWMGLSSVVRAEFLRGRNMDYVKASRALGASDLRIIFYHILPNALVATITYIPFIMAGSIATLVSLDFLGFGMPVGSASLGELLNQGKNNLSSPHLAVTGFLSVSLLLSVLVFIGEGVRDAFDSNVK